The Candidatus Koribacter versatilis Ellin345 genome has a segment encoding these proteins:
- a CDS encoding HD domain-containing phosphohydrolase — translation MHDSEIATGLKRFLPQRIPILYLILGALLAVSVIPMYFYARVVAINRDRLKTNEMLLQNTVTRSLADDASQRQRNLQMMLQNLSTAVQINSGGNLDDATIASPEMRALLENFVSSGGDVAYATILNSEAKGVTAGRIVPDEFLQREMKKGFDLAKEGQAYTGQALQVGTGDDTHTVMLVTRPIMIGDTFIGLISAVVDLDYLLNRLQEVSHGGLIAYVVDSHGRLIAGAERSYAIGQDMTSIELVKAFVEEGGRLAATHEFNMSVEGKKIEMLGTYSPVQSLNWAVIAQKQTSEAYQGIYEMQRSARLLAILAVLMSLVISIWAARRITTPLDVLTQSSRAIARGDFSRRVELVTRTEIGELANTFNSMTDEIERHIEDLKRAAEENRQLFLSSIQMLAGAVDEKDPYTRGHSDRVTRYSVLIATEMGLSTEEVEKIRISAQLHDVGKIGIEDRILKKPGALTPEEFEIMKTHTTKGAIILRPVTQLADMIPGIELHHESLDGRGYPYGLKGDQIPLMPRIIMVADTFDAMTTNRPYQAAADPEYVVRIINSLANTKFDPRCVAAFTAVFQRGQVHVKRDVPMPAVAMAAAAPLPVAGHREAALLVDTERI, via the coding sequence ATGCATGACTCCGAAATCGCGACTGGGTTGAAGCGCTTCCTTCCGCAGCGCATCCCCATTCTGTACCTGATCCTCGGGGCGCTCCTCGCCGTGAGCGTCATCCCGATGTACTTTTATGCGCGGGTCGTCGCGATCAACCGTGACCGGTTGAAGACCAACGAAATGCTTCTGCAGAACACCGTCACGCGTTCACTCGCTGACGACGCCTCGCAGCGCCAGCGCAATCTGCAGATGATGCTCCAGAACCTTTCGACCGCCGTGCAGATAAACAGCGGCGGCAATCTCGACGACGCCACGATAGCTTCGCCCGAAATGCGCGCGCTGCTTGAGAACTTTGTCTCCAGCGGCGGCGACGTGGCGTATGCCACGATCCTGAACAGCGAAGCCAAGGGCGTGACCGCCGGCCGCATTGTTCCCGACGAATTCCTGCAGCGCGAAATGAAGAAGGGCTTCGACCTGGCCAAGGAAGGGCAAGCCTATACAGGGCAGGCCCTGCAAGTGGGCACCGGCGACGATACCCACACCGTGATGCTGGTGACCCGTCCGATCATGATCGGCGATACGTTCATCGGACTGATCTCGGCCGTAGTTGACCTCGATTACCTGCTCAACCGGTTGCAGGAAGTAAGCCATGGCGGCCTGATTGCCTACGTGGTGGATAGCCACGGCCGCCTGATTGCCGGCGCCGAGCGCAGCTACGCCATCGGCCAGGACATGACGTCGATTGAACTGGTAAAAGCATTCGTGGAAGAAGGCGGACGTCTCGCCGCGACCCACGAATTCAACATGAGCGTTGAGGGCAAGAAAATCGAGATGCTGGGCACGTACAGCCCGGTGCAATCGTTGAACTGGGCGGTGATCGCGCAGAAGCAGACCAGCGAGGCCTACCAGGGCATTTACGAGATGCAGCGCAGCGCACGCCTGCTGGCAATTCTCGCGGTGCTGATGTCGCTGGTGATTTCGATCTGGGCGGCGCGCCGCATCACCACGCCTCTCGACGTGCTCACGCAATCCAGCCGCGCCATTGCGCGCGGAGATTTCAGCCGTCGCGTGGAACTGGTGACGCGAACGGAAATCGGCGAACTCGCGAATACGTTCAACAGCATGACGGACGAAATCGAACGGCACATTGAAGACCTGAAGCGTGCCGCCGAAGAGAACCGTCAACTGTTCTTGAGCTCGATCCAAATGCTCGCCGGCGCAGTCGACGAAAAGGACCCGTACACTCGCGGTCACTCCGATCGCGTGACGCGCTATTCCGTTCTCATCGCGACCGAGATGGGCTTAAGCACTGAAGAAGTCGAGAAGATCCGCATTTCGGCGCAGCTTCACGACGTGGGTAAGATCGGTATCGAAGACCGCATCTTGAAAAAGCCGGGCGCGCTCACACCGGAAGAGTTCGAGATCATGAAGACCCACACGACCAAGGGCGCCATCATCCTGCGTCCGGTCACGCAATTGGCCGACATGATCCCGGGCATCGAACTCCACCACGAATCGCTCGACGGCCGCGGCTATCCCTACGGACTGAAGGGCGACCAGATCCCGCTGATGCCGCGCATCATCATGGTGGCCGATACCTTCGATGCCATGACCACCAACCGTCCCTACCAGGCGGCTGCCGATCCGGAGTACGTGGTGCGCATCATCAACTCGCTGGCGAACACCAAGTTCGATCCTCGCTGTGTAGCGGCATTTACCGCGGTCTTCCAACGCGGGCAGGTGCACGTGAAGCGCGATGTGCCGATGCCTGCTGTCGCCATGGCGGCTGCTGCACCTCTTCCCGTTGCCGGCCACCGCGAGGCTGCACTGCTCGTGGATACCGAGCGCATCTAG
- the ftsY gene encoding signal recognition particle-docking protein FtsY has translation MIQTLFGSLDEEKKPSGLFQRMKEAVTRTRESLTERIEDAVGVRPEIDDYTLNELELTLIAADLGSVTTAEVLQALKDKVDRKQVQSTDEIKGVLKAEILRLLNEAAAKSPVRTVDQPPEVILVVGVNGTGKTTTIGKLSNLLRAQGKQVLLCAADTFRAAAIDQLEVWGERTGVEVIKTKPGGDPSAVLFDALQAAKARAVDYVIVDTAGRLHTKQNLMLELEKMKRTAQKFIPSAPHEVLLVMDATTGQNGLQQAKLFTESAGVTGIVLTKLDGTAKGGVVVAISRELGLPVRYVGVGEKIGDILPFNANDFVESLFA, from the coding sequence ATGATTCAGACACTGTTCGGCAGTCTCGACGAAGAGAAAAAACCATCCGGCTTATTCCAGCGCATGAAGGAGGCGGTGACTCGCACCCGCGAGAGCCTCACGGAGCGCATTGAAGACGCCGTCGGCGTCCGGCCGGAAATTGACGATTACACCCTCAACGAGCTGGAACTGACGCTCATCGCCGCCGACCTCGGCTCGGTTACGACGGCGGAAGTGCTGCAGGCGCTGAAGGATAAAGTTGACCGCAAGCAGGTGCAGAGCACCGACGAGATCAAAGGCGTGTTGAAGGCGGAGATCCTGCGGCTGCTGAATGAAGCTGCCGCGAAATCTCCGGTGCGCACAGTGGACCAGCCACCTGAGGTGATCCTGGTTGTCGGCGTGAACGGCACGGGCAAGACGACGACGATTGGCAAGCTCTCGAATCTGCTTCGCGCACAGGGAAAGCAAGTTCTGCTCTGCGCGGCTGATACGTTTCGCGCCGCCGCCATCGACCAGCTCGAAGTTTGGGGCGAGCGCACGGGCGTGGAGGTGATCAAGACTAAGCCGGGTGGTGATCCCTCGGCCGTGCTCTTCGACGCCCTACAGGCCGCGAAGGCACGCGCGGTGGATTACGTCATCGTGGATACCGCCGGACGTCTGCATACGAAGCAGAACCTGATGCTTGAGCTGGAAAAGATGAAGCGCACCGCGCAGAAATTCATTCCGTCGGCGCCGCACGAAGTTCTGCTGGTGATGGACGCGACCACCGGACAGAACGGATTGCAGCAGGCGAAATTGTTCACCGAATCCGCGGGCGTGACGGGCATCGTGCTGACCAAGCTCGACGGCACTGCCAAGGGCGGCGTGGTGGTCGCGATCTCGCGCGAGCTTGGACTGCCGGTACGCTACGTTGGCGTCGGCGAAAAGATTGGCGACATCCTGCCGTTCAACGCGAATGACTTCGTGGAGTCGCTGTTTGCCTGA
- the ribD gene encoding bifunctional diaminohydroxyphosphoribosylaminopyrimidine deaminase/5-amino-6-(5-phosphoribosylamino)uracil reductase RibD — protein MPDYAPRMISINASPDERFTLRALELASKGIAMASPNPRVGAVVVNADGEVIGEGFHMYDGLKHAEVLALEQAGNAARGATLYLNLEPCSHEGRTGPCADAVIAAGIKRVVCSMPDPNPLVAGRGFAKLREAGVELLVGVFADYARKLNEGFSKRIRTGLPLVTLKAAMTLDGKIAPPPAEVTDIGFSQPGWITSEIARAHVQELRHAADSIMIGVGTVVSDNPLLTDRTGLPRRRPLLRVVLDSQLRLPLDSRLVKTAHHDVLVFCSFAEEKKRAALEERGIQVEQVPLAKNEPGGVAVAGGRPDLNAVVERLGARELNSLIVEGGAAVNWAALAAGIVDKVFLYYAPKILGGGNAVPFALGPGYARMDEAAYLRNLELHRFGEDFAVEGYLRDPYSD, from the coding sequence TTGCCTGATTACGCGCCGCGCATGATCTCTATCAACGCCAGCCCCGATGAGCGCTTCACGCTGCGTGCGCTGGAACTCGCGAGCAAGGGCATTGCCATGGCTTCGCCGAATCCGCGCGTCGGAGCCGTGGTTGTCAACGCCGATGGCGAAGTTATCGGCGAAGGCTTTCACATGTACGACGGCCTGAAGCACGCGGAAGTTCTCGCGCTGGAACAAGCGGGAAACGCTGCGCGCGGCGCCACGCTCTACTTGAACTTGGAACCGTGTTCGCACGAGGGCCGCACCGGGCCATGCGCGGATGCGGTGATCGCCGCGGGAATCAAGCGCGTGGTGTGCTCGATGCCGGACCCGAATCCGCTGGTCGCTGGGCGCGGTTTCGCGAAGTTGCGCGAGGCCGGAGTCGAACTGCTCGTGGGCGTTTTCGCTGACTACGCGCGCAAGTTGAACGAAGGCTTCTCCAAACGCATCCGCACTGGGCTGCCGCTGGTGACGCTGAAGGCCGCGATGACGCTTGACGGCAAAATCGCGCCGCCTCCTGCCGAAGTGACCGATATCGGCTTCTCGCAGCCGGGATGGATCACCAGCGAGATCGCGCGCGCACACGTGCAGGAGCTGCGCCATGCAGCGGACTCCATCATGATCGGCGTAGGCACGGTGGTCAGCGATAATCCGCTGCTCACCGATCGCACGGGGCTGCCACGGCGGCGTCCGCTGCTGCGCGTGGTGCTTGATTCGCAATTGCGGCTGCCACTGGATTCGCGGCTGGTGAAGACCGCGCATCATGATGTGCTCGTCTTCTGCTCATTTGCGGAAGAGAAGAAGCGCGCGGCGCTGGAAGAACGCGGCATTCAAGTGGAACAAGTGCCGCTCGCGAAGAACGAACCCGGTGGAGTTGCCGTTGCCGGCGGGCGTCCGGATTTGAATGCCGTCGTGGAACGACTAGGCGCGCGCGAGTTGAATAGCCTCATCGTTGAAGGCGGCGCGGCGGTGAACTGGGCTGCGTTGGCTGCGGGCATCGTGGACAAAGTTTTCTTGTATTACGCGCCGAAGATTCTCGGTGGCGGCAATGCCGTCCCGTTCGCACTGGGACCGGGATACGCCCGCATGGATGAGGCCGCGTATTTGCGCAATCTCGAACTGCACCGCTTCGGCGAGGACTTCGCAGTCGAAGGGTATTTGCGCGATCCTTACAGCGACTGA
- a CDS encoding alpha/beta hydrolase has translation MKQVYLFHGKGGSPKGTVAKIEPLLREVHAGFIYHRIVLPHHDPNVAAEKSVEYLQDFSVPPGAWLIGISLGGLVAAKLQELGREDLHVAAISSPTWADGVRLEQKPEKRVAIYSSNDEVIAPRTADWPTLAEAYNFAWLTHDTDAHKERLCKLLNLWLEGKPPAEAAQSL, from the coding sequence ATGAAACAGGTCTATCTCTTCCACGGAAAAGGTGGCTCGCCCAAGGGCACGGTCGCGAAGATCGAGCCACTGCTCCGCGAAGTTCACGCCGGATTTATCTACCATCGGATCGTGCTGCCGCACCACGATCCCAATGTCGCGGCGGAGAAATCTGTCGAATATCTCCAGGATTTCAGTGTGCCGCCGGGTGCATGGCTTATCGGCATCAGCCTCGGCGGACTCGTCGCCGCAAAGCTGCAAGAGTTGGGTCGCGAAGATCTGCACGTTGCCGCGATCAGTTCTCCAACCTGGGCAGATGGCGTGCGCCTCGAACAGAAGCCGGAGAAGCGGGTCGCGATTTACTCGTCCAACGATGAAGTTATCGCCCCGCGAACCGCCGACTGGCCGACCCTTGCGGAGGCCTACAACTTCGCATGGCTCACCCACGATACCGACGCGCACAAAGAGCGCCTCTGCAAGCTGCTCAATTTGTGGTTGGAAGGGAAGCCACCCGCCGAAGCGGCTCAGTCGCTGTAA
- a CDS encoding DUF4760 domain-containing protein, translating into MSDDFGKATHADAELVLKLYDLRREPVMRDARKFFGGFNPQSADEIIALIQAQTPENAYFRQVTSFWEMAATLVHHGALNEGLFLDTQGELFFVYAKIAPYLAEVREKLDNPHLMAQSEKLINHTELAQQKLAAFTERLKKMAARRAQAAKQ; encoded by the coding sequence ATGTCCGATGATTTTGGCAAAGCTACGCATGCAGATGCAGAACTAGTACTGAAGCTCTACGATCTTCGTCGCGAACCGGTGATGCGCGATGCCCGCAAATTTTTCGGCGGCTTTAATCCGCAATCGGCGGACGAGATCATCGCTCTCATCCAGGCGCAGACGCCCGAGAACGCTTATTTCCGGCAGGTAACCTCCTTCTGGGAAATGGCCGCAACCCTCGTGCATCACGGCGCGCTGAATGAGGGCCTGTTCCTCGATACCCAGGGCGAGCTGTTTTTCGTCTACGCCAAAATCGCTCCGTACCTGGCAGAAGTGCGCGAGAAGCTCGACAATCCGCATTTGATGGCGCAGTCCGAAAAGCTCATCAACCATACGGAACTGGCGCAACAGAAGCTGGCCGCGTTTACCGAACGACTGAAGAAAATGGCCGCTCGCCGCGCTCAGGCTGCCAAACAATAA
- the topA gene encoding type I DNA topoisomerase: MAKGLVIVESPAKAKTIQKYLGKGYEVEASLGHIKDLPKKGLGVDIENNFDTEYVVIPGKEKVVAKLKKLAKDADAIYLAPDPDREGEAIAAHLAEELGDGDGKKKKKTDSKPFYRVTFNEITKKAVQEAFAKPREIDRNLVDAQQTRRILDRLVGFQVSPLLWDKVRRGLSAGRVQTVALRLIVEREREIKAFVSKEYWTIDAHLHGQKPPDFDARFTGIDGEKLEVGNEEESKKIVDQLDNAEWSVRSVDNRERRRNAAAPFTTSKFQQDASRKLGMSVKRAMMIAQHLYEGVELGEEGTVGLITYMRTDSTRVSNEALTEVRELIGTSYGPQFLPESPNVYKQKKDAQGAHEAIRPSSVAHTPDDLKAYLKDDEMKVYKLIWQRFVASQMAPAVFDQTTVDIDAKADRTYNFRVTGSVLKFEGFLKVYEESKEGKDEEDDALKHKLPPLVEGQTLTLKAIKPEQHFTEPPPRYNEASLVKELEEQGIGRPSTYAAILSTIQDRGYVQKTPGRGGKFFPTEIGMVVTDLLVANFKDIFDTKFTSRMEEELDEVEDGQKKWTDTLKEFYDKFETNLDYAQKHMENIKRMEKPTDEKCERCGSPLVIKWGKHGSFYACSSYDKKDPNSCTFTKENPIDLPDLDTADVQETEQEEYCENCGRGMVLKRGRFGQFMACTGYPECKTTRRLDQAKKIPDVPLDEKCPECTRPLVLRHGRFGEFVSCSGYPECKWIKQNFVGVKCPQCKEGEIVEKKARRGNFFYGCARYPKCDFTSANKPVAQPCPKCGSEYVLEKKLKSGTYLTCPNNKATASEEPKRRGKKKAAETENAVKCDYSVKIAEPENTDEPEKSADVA; encoded by the coding sequence TTGGCAAAGGGATTGGTAATCGTTGAATCGCCGGCGAAGGCGAAGACGATTCAAAAATATCTCGGCAAAGGATACGAGGTCGAAGCCTCGCTCGGTCATATCAAAGACCTGCCGAAAAAAGGCCTCGGCGTCGATATCGAAAATAACTTCGACACCGAGTATGTGGTTATCCCGGGCAAGGAAAAAGTTGTCGCCAAGCTGAAGAAGCTGGCGAAAGACGCTGACGCCATCTACCTCGCGCCTGACCCGGACCGCGAAGGCGAAGCCATTGCTGCGCACCTTGCCGAGGAACTTGGCGACGGCGACGGTAAGAAAAAGAAGAAGACCGACAGTAAGCCGTTCTATCGCGTAACCTTCAACGAAATCACGAAAAAGGCCGTCCAGGAAGCCTTCGCGAAGCCTCGCGAAATTGACCGCAACCTCGTGGATGCGCAGCAGACGCGCCGCATTCTCGACCGTCTCGTGGGTTTCCAGGTCTCCCCGCTGCTGTGGGACAAAGTCCGCCGTGGCCTCTCCGCCGGACGGGTGCAAACCGTCGCACTGCGACTGATCGTCGAACGTGAGCGCGAAATCAAGGCGTTCGTCTCCAAAGAATATTGGACGATCGACGCCCACCTGCACGGGCAGAAGCCGCCGGATTTCGACGCGCGCTTCACCGGTATTGACGGCGAGAAGCTCGAAGTCGGCAACGAAGAAGAGTCGAAGAAGATTGTCGATCAACTGGACAATGCCGAGTGGTCGGTACGTTCGGTTGATAATCGCGAGCGTCGCCGCAACGCGGCAGCGCCGTTCACCACCAGCAAGTTCCAGCAGGATGCCTCGCGCAAGCTGGGAATGAGCGTGAAGCGCGCGATGATGATCGCGCAGCATTTGTATGAAGGCGTGGAACTCGGCGAAGAGGGTACGGTCGGCCTCATTACTTATATGCGTACCGACTCCACCCGCGTTTCCAATGAAGCGCTGACCGAAGTACGCGAACTGATCGGCACCAGCTACGGCCCGCAGTTCCTGCCGGAATCGCCCAACGTTTATAAGCAGAAGAAGGATGCGCAGGGCGCGCACGAAGCCATTCGCCCTTCGTCCGTTGCCCATACGCCCGATGATCTGAAGGCCTATCTCAAAGACGATGAGATGAAGGTCTACAAGTTGATCTGGCAGCGCTTCGTCGCTTCGCAGATGGCGCCTGCGGTCTTCGATCAGACCACGGTGGACATTGATGCCAAGGCCGATCGCACCTACAACTTCCGCGTGACCGGTTCGGTCCTCAAGTTCGAAGGTTTCCTCAAGGTTTACGAGGAGTCGAAGGAAGGCAAGGACGAGGAAGATGATGCGCTGAAGCACAAGCTGCCGCCGCTCGTCGAGGGCCAGACGCTCACGCTGAAGGCGATCAAGCCGGAGCAGCACTTCACCGAGCCGCCACCGCGTTACAACGAGGCGTCGCTCGTGAAGGAACTGGAAGAGCAGGGAATCGGGCGGCCTTCCACGTACGCCGCCATTCTCAGCACCATCCAGGACCGTGGCTACGTGCAGAAGACGCCAGGCCGCGGAGGCAAGTTCTTCCCAACTGAAATCGGCATGGTCGTCACCGACCTGCTGGTCGCCAACTTCAAAGACATCTTCGACACCAAGTTCACGTCGCGGATGGAAGAAGAACTCGACGAAGTGGAAGACGGCCAGAAAAAGTGGACCGACACGCTGAAAGAGTTTTACGACAAGTTCGAAACCAACCTCGACTATGCGCAGAAGCACATGGAAAACATCAAGCGCATGGAGAAGCCCACCGACGAAAAGTGCGAGCGTTGCGGCTCACCACTCGTCATCAAGTGGGGCAAGCACGGTTCGTTCTATGCGTGCAGTTCGTACGACAAGAAGGACCCGAACAGCTGCACGTTCACCAAGGAAAATCCGATCGACCTGCCCGACCTCGACACCGCCGATGTGCAGGAGACCGAGCAGGAAGAGTACTGCGAGAACTGCGGGCGCGGAATGGTGCTGAAGCGCGGGCGCTTCGGTCAGTTCATGGCTTGTACCGGCTATCCGGAGTGCAAGACCACGCGGCGCCTCGACCAGGCCAAGAAGATTCCCGATGTTCCGCTCGATGAGAAGTGCCCGGAATGTACGCGGCCTCTCGTACTACGACATGGACGCTTCGGCGAGTTCGTCTCGTGCAGCGGCTATCCGGAGTGCAAGTGGATCAAGCAGAACTTCGTGGGCGTGAAGTGTCCGCAGTGCAAGGAAGGCGAGATCGTCGAGAAGAAGGCGCGTCGCGGCAACTTCTTCTACGGCTGTGCCCGCTATCCCAAGTGCGATTTCACGTCGGCCAACAAGCCGGTGGCGCAGCCGTGCCCGAAGTGCGGCAGCGAGTATGTGCTGGAGAAAAAGCTGAAGTCCGGTACCTACCTCACCTGTCCGAACAACAAGGCGACCGCGTCGGAAGAGCCCAAGCGTCGCGGCAAGAAGAAAGCAGCAGAGACCGAGAACGCCGTGAAATGTGACTACTCGGTGAAAATCGCGGAACCGGAAAATACCGATGAGCCGGAAAAGTCCGCGGACGTAGCGTAA
- the dprA gene encoding DNA-processing protein DprA, whose product MTVVEPTTSNRQRQWLALSLTPQLGPTRGRRLVEHFGDVERIFRASLTELEASGLPAASAQSIALGKSYELAEDEMVKTAQAGAKIVAIGDPEYPPRLMEIYDPPLALRVRGDVSILSKPGMAVVGTRHPTPYGLGMAERLSCDLAARGVIILSGLARGVDTAAHRGTINARGKTVAVFGTGVDEIYPRANKKLAEQIVEFGGALISEFPTGTFPAPQNFPIRNRIISGLSVGVLVIEAGEYSGTRITARCALEQCREVFAVPGNVTNKLSWGPNTLIKQGAKLVATWEDVWEELGSDIRLQIPPPEALATETPQAASLFDQHEMPAQERKVYALLRADESMHIDELIEKLDGRLSSAEIFSALFELEMASKIRQMPGKYYVRSM is encoded by the coding sequence GTGACTGTCGTTGAACCCACCACTTCCAACCGCCAGCGCCAATGGCTGGCGCTCTCGCTCACTCCACAACTCGGTCCCACGCGCGGACGGCGCCTCGTCGAACACTTCGGCGATGTCGAAAGAATCTTCCGCGCCTCTCTGACGGAACTTGAAGCTTCTGGATTGCCCGCAGCCTCCGCGCAATCGATCGCACTGGGAAAGTCGTACGAACTGGCGGAAGACGAGATGGTGAAGACCGCGCAGGCCGGCGCGAAGATCGTAGCCATTGGCGATCCTGAATATCCGCCGCGATTGATGGAGATTTACGATCCGCCACTGGCGCTGCGGGTGCGCGGTGATGTGAGCATCCTGAGCAAGCCGGGGATGGCAGTGGTAGGCACCCGGCACCCCACGCCCTATGGCCTGGGGATGGCCGAGCGGCTCTCCTGCGACCTTGCGGCACGTGGCGTCATCATATTAAGTGGGTTGGCGCGCGGAGTGGATACCGCTGCCCACCGTGGGACGATAAATGCCCGCGGAAAGACCGTCGCAGTCTTCGGCACCGGCGTGGATGAAATCTATCCGCGCGCGAACAAGAAGCTGGCCGAACAGATCGTCGAATTTGGCGGCGCATTGATCAGTGAGTTCCCGACGGGAACATTTCCGGCGCCTCAGAATTTCCCTATCCGCAACCGGATCATCAGCGGGCTCTCGGTCGGTGTACTCGTGATCGAAGCCGGTGAATACAGCGGTACGCGTATCACCGCGCGTTGCGCGCTGGAGCAGTGTCGCGAGGTGTTCGCAGTCCCCGGCAATGTGACCAACAAGCTTTCGTGGGGGCCGAATACACTCATCAAGCAGGGCGCGAAGCTCGTTGCCACGTGGGAAGATGTGTGGGAAGAACTGGGCAGCGACATCCGTTTGCAGATACCGCCGCCTGAGGCGCTTGCGACCGAAACGCCCCAGGCAGCATCTCTATTCGACCAGCACGAAATGCCGGCTCAAGAACGCAAAGTGTACGCGTTACTGCGTGCGGACGAATCGATGCACATTGATGAATTGATCGAAAAGCTGGATGGACGGCTGTCTTCGGCAGAGATATTTTCGGCATTATTTGAACTGGAAATGGCGAGCAAAATCAGGCAGATGCCCGGAAAATACTACGTTCGTAGCATGTAG
- a CDS encoding menaquinone biosynthetic enzyme MqnA/MqnD family protein — MAQLRVSAISFLNTAPLMWDFAHGNVGTGFDVHYTLPAQCAEELRQGSADIGIIPVFTYALIPNLVLIPDIAIATKGVVRSILLISKVPVEQIKSVALDTSSRTSVNLTRVLFSKFWDGERSFISHPPDLDQMLAKCDAGLLIGDPALRAKTAGYHVYDLATEWKKFTGKPFVFAVWAIRMAALTGNDHATKVVEIFQRSRDNGLKPEHVDELAREWSPKIGISERDVHEYLTHNIDYHLDAENLEGLALFFQYCEELKLIEKAPELRFLPAHNWFSK; from the coding sequence ATGGCTCAACTTAGAGTTTCCGCAATTTCTTTCCTGAATACAGCACCGCTAATGTGGGACTTCGCGCACGGCAACGTCGGGACGGGCTTCGATGTGCACTACACGCTGCCCGCACAATGTGCAGAAGAACTGCGCCAGGGCAGCGCGGATATTGGGATCATTCCGGTGTTTACCTACGCGCTGATACCGAATCTCGTGCTGATTCCCGATATTGCAATCGCCACGAAAGGAGTGGTGCGGTCGATCCTGCTGATCAGCAAAGTGCCGGTGGAACAGATCAAAAGCGTGGCGCTTGATACGTCGTCGCGCACTAGCGTGAACCTGACGCGGGTGCTGTTCTCGAAATTCTGGGACGGTGAACGCAGCTTTATTTCCCACCCGCCCGACCTCGACCAGATGCTCGCGAAGTGCGATGCCGGGCTGCTGATTGGCGATCCGGCGCTCCGCGCTAAGACCGCTGGATACCACGTGTATGACCTTGCAACCGAGTGGAAGAAGTTCACCGGCAAGCCATTCGTGTTTGCGGTGTGGGCGATCCGCATGGCCGCGCTCACCGGCAATGATCACGCGACAAAGGTGGTGGAGATCTTCCAACGCTCGCGCGACAACGGCCTGAAGCCGGAGCACGTGGACGAGCTCGCGCGCGAGTGGTCGCCAAAGATCGGCATCTCGGAACGCGATGTTCACGAGTACCTCACCCACAACATTGATTACCATCTCGATGCCGAGAACCTAGAAGGACTGGCCCTGTTCTTTCAGTATTGCGAAGAGCTGAAACTGATCGAAAAGGCGCCCGAGCTGCGTTTTCTTCCCGCTCACAACTGGTTCTCGAAATAG
- a CDS encoding YqaA family protein, whose amino-acid sequence MMLLVSSSQALMHWLHRLGGPGLLLLAQVDNSPVPVPGSMDVLLIILASSHKELWWYYALMALVGSVIASYFTYRLSAKGGKETLEKKIGEGRAKKVYSVFEKYGFLSLLLGAVAPPPVPMSAFLMTAGALQYPLKKFLAAVAIGRTIRYALIAYFASLYGHSLIRVMNRYYKPLLIFAIVLGVAGGLFALYHFKRAQRKKQKEDKGKPHRVAA is encoded by the coding sequence ATGATGCTCCTTGTCTCCAGTTCGCAGGCGCTCATGCACTGGTTGCACCGCCTGGGCGGGCCGGGCCTGCTGCTGCTCGCGCAGGTGGATAACTCGCCTGTTCCAGTGCCCGGCAGCATGGACGTGCTGCTCATCATTCTTGCCAGCTCTCACAAAGAGCTGTGGTGGTACTACGCGCTGATGGCGCTGGTGGGATCGGTGATTGCCAGCTACTTCACGTATCGGTTGAGCGCAAAGGGCGGCAAAGAAACACTCGAAAAGAAAATTGGAGAGGGCCGCGCGAAGAAGGTGTACTCGGTCTTCGAGAAATACGGATTCTTATCGCTGTTGCTCGGTGCCGTCGCTCCACCTCCGGTCCCGATGTCGGCATTTCTCATGACTGCGGGAGCATTGCAGTATCCGCTGAAGAAATTCCTCGCCGCCGTCGCGATTGGGCGCACCATCCGTTACGCGCTGATCGCCTACTTTGCTTCTCTCTACGGTCATTCGCTCATCCGCGTAATGAACCGCTATTACAAGCCGCTGCTGATTTTTGCGATTGTGCTGGGCGTTGCTGGCGGACTGTTCGCGCTCTACCACTTCAAGCGGGCGCAGCGGAAGAAGCAAAAAGAAGATAAAGGTAAGCCGCATCGGGTAGCTGCATAA